One Candidatus Mikella endobia genomic window carries:
- the asd gene encoding aspartate-semialdehyde dehydrogenase: MKNVGFIGWRGLVGSVLMQRMIEENDFTNIQPVFFSSTQYGQPAPLVNSYQNKLHNSKDLSILKELDIIVTCQGGDYTQEIYPKLRKIGWHGYWIDAASSLRMNNDTIIILDPINKSLIQQGLNKGIKTFVGGNCTVSLMLMALGGLFAHNLVEWVSVATYQAASGGGARHIRELLVQMVQLCDTIAQPLHNPVFSILEIERRFTELTRSGIIMKNNFGVPLVGSLIPWIDKQLESGQSREEWKGQAETNKILNTKKLIPIDGLCVRIGALRCHSQAFTLKLRKNISLAEIEILLDNHNEWVSIIPNDRELSMQELTPSAVTGTLKIPIGRLRKLNIGSEYLSAFTVGDQLLWGAAEPLRRMLHQLLN; encoded by the coding sequence ATGAAAAATGTGGGTTTTATTGGTTGGCGGGGGTTAGTAGGTTCAGTATTAATGCAACGTATGATAGAAGAAAATGATTTTACTAATATACAACCAGTATTTTTTTCTAGCACCCAGTATGGTCAACCAGCACCGCTGGTAAATAGCTATCAGAATAAATTGCATAATTCTAAAGACCTCTCAATTCTTAAAGAATTGGATATTATTGTTACATGTCAGGGTGGTGATTATACCCAAGAAATATATCCTAAATTGCGAAAAATTGGTTGGCACGGATACTGGATTGATGCTGCTTCATCTTTACGTATGAATAATGACACTATTATAATACTTGATCCTATCAATAAATCATTAATACAACAGGGGCTAAATAAAGGGATTAAAACTTTTGTTGGTGGTAACTGCACTGTCAGTCTAATGTTAATGGCGCTAGGTGGTTTATTTGCTCACAATTTAGTGGAATGGGTCTCAGTTGCTACTTATCAAGCAGCATCTGGAGGTGGCGCTCGTCATATACGTGAACTATTAGTACAAATGGTGCAATTGTGCGATACGATTGCTCAACCATTACATAATCCTGTATTTTCTATTCTAGAAATAGAACGTCGCTTTACTGAACTAACTCGCAGTGGAATTATTATGAAAAATAATTTTGGCGTACCATTAGTAGGGAGTCTTATTCCATGGATTGATAAACAACTAGAAAGTGGTCAAAGTCGTGAAGAATGGAAAGGACAAGCAGAAACTAATAAAATTCTTAATACTAAGAAATTAATACCTATAGATGGATTATGTGTACGTATAGGTGCTTTACGTTGTCATAGTCAAGCTTTTACTTTAAAATTGAGAAAAAATATTTCGTTAGCTGAAATTGAAATTTTACTCGACAATCATAATGAATGGGTAAGTATAATACCTAATGATAGGGAATTATCTATGCAAGAATTAACCCCATCAGCGGTAACAGGAACACTAAAAATTCCTATTGGTAGACTGCGTAAATTAAATATAGGTTCTGAATATCTTTCTGCTTTCACTGTAGGCGATCAATTATTGTGGGGAGCCGCAGAACCACTGCGACGTATGCTACATCAATTATTAAATTAA
- the argF gene encoding ornithine carbamoyltransferase codes for MTTLFKRNFLRLMDFTSAEINQLLALATKLKYQKFAKREIPRLLGKNIALIFEKDSTRTRCAFEVAAFDQGARVTYLGGSHIGYKESIKDSARILGSMYDGIQYRGYHQSIVEKLALNAGVPIWNGLTNEFHPTQLLADMLTMQECLPEKKLNQMKLAYVGDARNNISNTLLEAAALTGIDLRIIAPSTCWPDHDLIVSCRKLAHKNGGNVTLTQNIAAGVKYVDFIYTDVWVSMGENQDVWKERIEMLRSYQVNMTMLYQTGNSKVKFLHCLPAFHNNETIIGKQILEKYDLIGGIEVTDDVFESKHSVVFDQAANRLHTIKAIMVATLVSNIDT; via the coding sequence ATAACTACGTTATTTAAACGTAATTTTTTAAGATTGATGGATTTTACATCTGCAGAAATCAATCAATTGCTAGCTCTAGCAACTAAATTAAAGTATCAAAAATTTGCTAAACGCGAAATACCTCGTCTATTAGGTAAAAATATTGCACTTATCTTTGAAAAAGATTCAACTCGTACCCGTTGCGCTTTTGAAGTAGCAGCATTTGATCAGGGTGCTCGTGTAACATATTTAGGAGGAAGTCATATAGGCTATAAAGAATCTATTAAGGATTCTGCTAGAATATTAGGAAGTATGTATGATGGTATTCAGTATCGCGGATATCATCAGTCAATTGTTGAGAAATTAGCACTTAATGCAGGTGTGCCCATATGGAACGGACTAACCAATGAGTTTCATCCCACTCAGTTACTAGCTGATATGCTGACTATGCAAGAATGTTTACCAGAAAAAAAATTAAATCAAATGAAACTTGCTTATGTAGGTGATGCACGAAATAACATAAGTAATACGCTTCTAGAAGCAGCGGCGCTAACTGGTATTGATTTACGTATTATAGCACCTAGCACTTGTTGGCCAGATCATGATTTAATTGTATCTTGCCGGAAATTAGCACATAAAAACGGAGGTAATGTTACTCTTACCCAAAATATAGCTGCTGGAGTTAAATATGTAGACTTTATTTATACCGATGTATGGGTATCAATGGGAGAAAATCAAGATGTATGGAAGGAACGAATAGAAATGCTTCGTAGTTATCAAGTGAATATGACTATGCTTTATCAAACAGGTAATTCAAAAGTAAAATTTTTACATTGTTTGCCAGCATTTCATAATAATGAAACCATTATAGGAAAACAAATACTGGAAAAGTATGATTTAATTGGTGGTATCGAAGTGACAGATGATGTTTTTGAATCTAAACATAGTGTTGTATTTGATCAAGCAGCAAATCGTTTACATACAATTAAAGCTATAATGGTGGCAACTTTAGTGTCAAATATCGATACTTAA
- the fpr gene encoding ferredoxin--NADP(+) reductase: protein MATWVTGNVVQIKHWRDGLFSLIVHAPIYPFTAGQFTKIGMNINGNKIQRAYSYVNAPQNSNLEFYLIAVPNGKLSQALHKLQSGNQIMITKEAAGLFVLNKIPPCQNLWMIATGTAIGPYLSILEHGKELERFKRIILIYAVRFVHNLNYLPQMLKLQHRYNDKLQIQIIISQEKVPGYLMGRIPTLIANGSLELAVDLNLNAKNSHVMICGNPNMIVDTQQLLNNSRGMRKNSKYNPGHITIENYW, encoded by the coding sequence ATGGCTACCTGGGTAACAGGTAATGTAGTACAGATAAAGCATTGGAGGGATGGTTTATTTAGTTTAATAGTACATGCGCCAATTTATCCTTTTACTGCGGGACAATTTACTAAAATAGGAATGAATATTAATGGCAATAAAATTCAGCGAGCTTATTCATACGTTAATGCACCGCAAAATTCTAACTTAGAATTTTACTTAATTGCTGTTCCTAATGGAAAATTAAGTCAGGCTTTGCATAAATTGCAATCTGGTAATCAGATAATGATAACTAAAGAAGCAGCAGGTTTATTTGTACTAAACAAAATTCCACCATGTCAAAATTTGTGGATGATAGCTACTGGAACAGCGATAGGACCTTATTTATCAATTCTTGAGCATGGCAAAGAACTTGAAAGATTTAAGAGAATTATTCTCATATACGCGGTACGCTTTGTTCATAATCTTAATTATCTACCGCAAATGCTGAAATTACAACATCGTTATAACGATAAATTGCAAATACAAATAATAATTAGTCAAGAAAAAGTTCCTGGATATCTAATGGGACGTATTCCTACATTAATTGCTAATGGTTCTTTAGAATTAGCAGTAGATTTAAATTTAAATGCTAAAAATAGTCATGTAATGATATGTGGAAACCCTAACATGATAGTTGATACACAACAATTGTTAAATAACAGCCGCGGTATGCGTAAAAATTCTAAATATAATCCGGGACATATAACTATTGAAAATTACTGGTAA